A stretch of Candidatus Methylomirabilota bacterium DNA encodes these proteins:
- a CDS encoding pyridoxamine 5'-phosphate oxidase family protein produces MQVPRLSEGDLAQLLRQSLVAKIATTSAKGEIRISPIWFEARDGVFVLNTFEDSALVKNLRANPRCSLLIDSTQWPYIGVHYWGKATVEGPENDATGIGKLFARYVGSVEAATDYAKKLIGWGKRVYVRFRPERSITWDFRQG; encoded by the coding sequence ATGCAAGTGCCGCGCCTGAGCGAAGGTGACCTGGCTCAGCTGCTGCGTCAGTCGCTCGTGGCGAAGATCGCCACGACTTCGGCGAAGGGCGAGATCCGCATCTCGCCCATCTGGTTCGAGGCGCGAGACGGGGTATTCGTGCTGAACACGTTCGAGGACTCCGCCCTGGTCAAAAACCTGAGGGCGAACCCCCGCTGTTCGCTGCTGATCGATTCGACCCAGTGGCCGTACATCGGGGTGCACTACTGGGGAAAGGCGACGGTCGAAGGACCGGAGAACGACGCGACCGGGATCGGGAAGCTCTTCGCGCGATATGTGGGCAGCGTCGAGGCGGCGACCGACTACGCCAAGAAGCTCATTGGGTGGGGTAAGCGCGTCTACGTGCGATTCCGACCCGAGCGCAGCATCACGT